In Porites lutea chromosome 9, jaPorLute2.1, whole genome shotgun sequence, a single window of DNA contains:
- the LOC140947673 gene encoding E3 ubiquitin-protein ligase TRIM45-like, whose translation MESLLINLKEQVTCAICLDSFTDPKTITCLHTFCCDCLKKHALISQRNGKFRCPECQAEVDLPEANCFDKLPSSFHHNRLLSLLAARQSGDGNEISCGICKKKSAEISYCFECAKFMCSDCVNAHQLFTNLTEGHKVTPVKQFQPQDYEALMKRQSFCSQQYHEREIVRFFCLKCKLCVCQICIATDHKSHEGHDVELLDKVADGEKVKILERAKMLKETTKLYSDAIFKLEQTELELHTNITNVKHEVSQTAEQIIAKIRESEREIITFLENTRESRLEMLNSAKTQVQSLLKQINQAVEFAEQLVQKSSSSDIMQSKAKLRQRYNELESAPIPELPVNSFMKYFPNLELEKFSVGCVATSEPIIKGLNQDIQAGVESEFEVIPRIPKEKAEGVKVKFQCEVLIEPAEKVGSLRTYEKEEATLVKFVPKVPGTFNITVKINGKVLSTNTVQVKQRLIQVLGEFELKNETFEKPLGLAVNSKGQIAVVDNEKHCVLITDMEGNCLRKLSCYGNKEGQLKSPSDVTYLNDDNILVADELNRRIQQFNVQTGDFVKSFGKRGTRDGEFQNPVSVCVDDEGRVIVVDTRNHRVQVLSQDGEPLFKFGDSGPEKLGPFGCIYHENKFIVSDWDDNSVQFYDSTGKFLYKTREPRQGDERLYLKGPRGLCLQKCGNHHNLLVCDRDNGRVDQFTLEGCFTGKTDYKFKGLSRITTTPDGLILVSDFKADKIYILK comes from the coding sequence ATGGAATCTCTGTTGATAAACCTCAAAGAACAGGTTACTTGTGCAATCTGTCTGGATAGTTTTACCGATCCCAAGACAATAACCTGCCTGCATACATTCTGCTGTGACTGTTTGAAGAAACACGCACTGATCAGCCAAAGGAATGGAAAGTTTCGCTGCCCCGAGTGTCAAGCTGAAGTCGATCTTCCCGAAGCAAACTGTTTCGACAAACTACCGTCTAGTTTTCATCATAACAGGTTGCTCAGTCTTCTCGCTGCTCGACAGAGTGGCGATGGAAACGAAATCAGTTGTGGCATTTGCAAGAAAAAGAGCGCAGAGATAAGTTACTGCTTCGAATGCGCTAAATTCATGTGCAGTGACTGTGTAAACGCACATCAACTGTTTACAAACCTCACAGAAGGACACAAGGTGACGCCAGTCAAACAGTTCCAACCTCAAGACTACGAAGCCCTGATGAAGAGGCAGTCATTTTGCTCACAGCAGTATCACGAGCGAGAGATTGTAAGATTTTTCTGCCTGAAATGCAAACTGTGTGTTTGCCAAATTTGCATCGCTACGGATCACAAGTCACACGAGGGACATGACGTGGAACTACTGGATAAAGTGGCGGATGGCGAGAAAGTCAAAATCCTAGAGAGAGccaaaatgttaaaagaaaCGACCAAACTTTACAGCGATGCGATTTTCAAGCTTGAACAAACAGAGCTTGAGCTGCATACAAATATTACTAATGTTAAACATGAAGTTTCCCAGACAGCGGAACAAATCATTGCCAAGATTCGTGAAAGTGAACGTGAGATCATCACCTTTCTCGAGAACACGCGCGAGTCTCGATTGGAAATGTTAAACTCGGCAAAGACACAAGTACAGTCCTTGCTAAAGCAGATCAACCAAGCAGTCGAGTTTGCTGAACAACTGGTGCAAAAAAGCTCCAGTTCGGACATaatgcaaagcaaagcaaaactaCGGCAGCGTTACAACGAACTTGAAAGCGCTCCCATCCCAGAACTTCCGGTCAATTCCTTTATGAAGTACTTTCCGAATTTGGAACTAGAAAAATTTAGCGTTGGCTGCGTAGCAACAAGTGAACCGATCATCAAGGGACTGAATCAAGATATCCAAGCTGGTGTAGAATCAGAGTTTGAAGTTATCCCCAGAATCCCTAAAGAAAAAGCGGAAGGAGTTAAAGTCAAATTCCAATGCGAGGTGCTCATAGAACCCGCTGAGAAGGTAGGAAGTTTGAGAACGTACGAGAAAGAAGAGGCTACACTGGTGAAGTTTGTGCCTAAAGTCCCTGGTACTTTTAACATCACAGTCAAAATAAATGGGAAGGTTCTTTCAACCAACACTGTCCAGGTGAAACAACGGCTCATTCAGGTTTTGGGGGAGTTTGAATTAAAAAACGAAACGTTTGAAAAACCACTAGGGTTGGCTGTAAACAGTAAAGGGCAAATTGCTGTTGTTGACAACGAAAAACACTGTGTTCTCATAACTGACATGGAAGGAAACTGTCTAAGAAAACTAAGTTGCTATGGAAACAAGGAAGGACAGCTAAAAAGTCCAAGCGACGTTACCTACCTAAATGATGATAACATTCTTGTGGCGGATGAATTAAATCGTCGCATTCAACAATTTAATGTTCAAACTGGAGACTTTGTGAAGAGCTTTGGGAAGAGAGGGACAAGAGACGGAGAGTTTCAGAATCCTGTCAGTGTTTGTGTGGATGATGAAGGACGCGTTATCGTGGTCGACACCCGTAACCATAGGGTCCAAGTTTTATCACAGGATGGTGAACCTCTGTTTAAATTTGGAGACAGTGGACCAGAAAAACTTGGCCCCTTTGGATGTATTTACCATGAGAACAAGTTCATTGTTTCTGACTGGGATGATAATTCTGTGCAATTTTATGATAGTACTGGAAAGTTTTTGTATAAGACAAGAGAACCACGTCAGGGTGATGAACGGTTGTACTTGAAGGGTCCAAGGGGACTTTGTCTCCAGAAATGTGGTAATCACCATAATCTTCTTGTATGTGACAGAGACAATGGTCGTGTTGATCAGTTTACATTGGAGGGTTGTTTTACTGGGAAAACTGATTATAAGTTTAAAGGTCTCTCAAGAATAACTACAACACCGGATGGCCTTATTTTAGTTTCGGACTTCAAGGCCGATAAAATATATATTCTAAAATAG
- the LOC140947437 gene encoding exosome complex component RRP43-like: MAADFKTAQPLEYYRQFLKQDVRPDGRALLEFRKTILNVGSISTAEGSALVKLGNTTVVCGVKAEFAMPSQEKPKLGFIVPNVDLPPLCSSRFRPGPPSEQAQVLSQFVADIISNCEPISLEDLCIVEGKLCWVLYMDIMCLSYDGNITDACLIAAVAALQNTRLHSVKIDEETQTPEPSEKKEVSLNLRQHPVASTFGIFDDSVLFADPTDEEENLVSGIVTIVVTDDDKIAAVHKPGGSPLTDDKLQECFKKSVRRGKEVRDLIQTACDDIDR; the protein is encoded by the exons atggcggCCGATTTCAA AACTGCACAGCCTTTGGAATATTACAGGCAGTTTTTG AAACAGGATGTTCGACCAGATGGCCGTGCACTTTTGGAATTCAGAAAAACGATCCTAAATGTTG GTTCAATATCAACAGCAGAGGGATCAGCTTTGGTGAAACTTGGAAATACAACAGTCGTTTGTGGAGTAAAGGCA GAATTTGCCATGCCCAGTCAGGAGAAACCTAAACTTGGATTTATAG TTCCCAATGTAGATCTGCCTCCTCTCTGTTCATCACGATTTCGTCCTGGACCTCCAAGTGAACAGGCACAAGTTCTCAGCCAGTTTGTTGCGGATATTATTTCAAA CTGTGAGCCAATCAGTCTTGAGGATTTGTGTATTGTAGAAGGCAAG TTATGCTGGGTCCTCTATATGGACATAATGTGCTTAAGTTATGATGGTAACATCACAGATGCATGTCTAATAGCAGCAGTTGCAGCTCTTCAAAACA CACGACTTCATTCCGTAAAGATAGATGAAGAAACGCAAACTCCAGAACCAtcagagaaaaaagaagtttCACTGAACCTGAGACAGCATCCCGTGGCATCTACTTTTGGGATATTCGATGA CTCTGTACTATTTGCTGATCCAACTGATGAAGAAGAAAATCTAGTTTCTGGAATCGTCACTATAGTTGTGACAGATGATGATAAAATTGCAGCTGTTCATAAGCCAG GTGGATCTCCTTTGACAGATGACAAGTTACAGGAGTGTTTTAAAAAGTCGGTAAGAAGAGGCAAAGAAGTCAGAGATCTGATCCAGACAGCTTGTGATGACATTGATAGATAA